The following proteins come from a genomic window of Finegoldia magna ATCC 29328:
- a CDS encoding ATP-binding cassette domain-containing protein, which yields MLKLKRYVSNKSLAIYCLINGLLKILFLVSPLVAKKFIDNAMNKNFNNMLIFGLIDVFLFVLTQVVSYIFDIFSKKVETSAISNIFKEVNENLDTYRVKEHSINRDRINQEITNNLTLIKGFIVDIPISIAFSIITMIAIFLIMLKLSISLALVMIIVVPVGAYISYKLGYLISDYSEKDLTNNRDIKGYLLDKYSITKSERLLKRKQMFDIKILLENYENTLNKKYKLESLVNNMMIYFILNGVIISMYLISGYYVYKNMITIGTFYATQLYVSRFWTPVEYLFDIRNQYLTAKPAINSFLNFMEVKKTRYNYDIIKEIELVNFECLSNKGKVLNEKISMKFDNKNINIISGDNGVGKTTVIESILNYTDRYNGDILINGRILKESYYDMVYISSDYNISNFGLLSDKINFSSGQKKKAQIELALNTDKSVYIIDEPTNFLDEENKIKIAKMINELYFKKKIVILITHDSEIINMIKNKKMFFLKKSA from the coding sequence ATGTTGAAATTAAAAAGATATGTTTCAAATAAAAGCCTTGCCATTTATTGTTTGATAAATGGTCTATTAAAAATTTTGTTTTTAGTATCTCCACTTGTTGCAAAAAAGTTTATAGATAATGCAATGAATAAAAATTTTAATAATATGTTGATTTTTGGACTGATAGATGTTTTCTTATTTGTATTAACTCAGGTTGTATCTTATATATTTGATATTTTCAGTAAAAAAGTAGAAACATCAGCAATATCTAATATTTTCAAAGAGGTAAATGAAAATTTGGATACATATAGAGTAAAAGAACATTCAATTAATAGAGATAGAATTAATCAAGAAATAACAAATAATCTTACATTAATAAAAGGCTTTATTGTAGATATACCTATTAGTATTGCATTTTCTATTATTACTATGATAGCAATATTTTTAATAATGTTAAAATTGTCTATTAGCTTAGCATTAGTTATGATAATTGTAGTCCCAGTAGGTGCATATATATCATATAAATTAGGTTATTTGATTTCAGATTATTCGGAAAAAGATTTAACGAATAATAGAGATATTAAGGGATATCTGCTAGATAAATATTCTATTACAAAGTCAGAAAGACTTTTAAAAAGAAAGCAGATGTTTGATATAAAAATTTTATTAGAAAATTATGAGAATACCTTAAATAAAAAATATAAATTAGAATCTCTTGTAAATAATATGATGATTTATTTTATTTTAAATGGTGTAATAATTTCTATGTATTTGATTTCTGGATATTATGTGTATAAAAATATGATTACAATAGGTACTTTTTATGCTACACAACTTTATGTGTCTAGATTTTGGACACCAGTAGAATATTTGTTTGACATAAGAAATCAATATTTAACAGCAAAGCCAGCAATAAATAGTTTTTTGAATTTTATGGAAGTAAAAAAAACAAGATACAATTATGATATTATAAAAGAAATAGAATTGGTGAATTTTGAATGTTTGAGTAATAAAGGGAAAGTATTAAATGAAAAAATTTCTATGAAATTTGATAATAAAAATATAAATATAATTTCTGGAGATAATGGTGTAGGAAAAACAACTGTGATAGAATCTATTTTGAATTATACCGATAGATACAATGGAGATATATTAATAAATGGAAGAATATTAAAAGAGAGCTACTATGATATGGTGTACATATCATCTGATTATAATATATCTAATTTTGGATTGTTATCTGATAAAATAAATTTTTCTTCTGGACAAAAGAAAAAAGCACAAATAGAGTTAGCATTAAATACGGATAAGAGTGTTTATATAATAGATGAACCTACTAATTTTTTAGATGAAGAAAATAAAATCAAAATAGCGAAGATGATAAATGAGTTGTATTTTAAAAAGAAAATAGTGATTTTGATTACGCATGATAGCGAAATTATTAATATGATAAAAAATAAAAAAATGTTTTTTTTAAAAAAATCTGCATGA
- a CDS encoding ABC transporter permease, giving the protein MMKLFACSLRIALKKMFAYPNEIIMIFFHSLFQLLSTILFWVVLFDNVDSFGYDKSFIYLLAMVGMLSSAIEEMFFGLRDFEWLVRDGSLDRYLYRPQNTLFMIMIENIPLVAFVEQLVLGIVGIIVVVVKFDIAISFLAVLRMIILLIIGNVYYQTIYATITMLSLRFEKISTLRDLIFNFNFSKNYPTTIFPNFLRKFLTYVVPVSLIAFVPTLALSGKPTRHFPLILIFLAVSLMILYIVYNRGLRRYSSNGG; this is encoded by the coding sequence ATGATGAAATTATTTGCTTGTTCTCTAAGAATTGCTCTGAAAAAGATGTTTGCTTATCCAAATGAAATAATCATGATATTTTTTCACAGCCTTTTCCAATTATTGTCGACGATTTTGTTTTGGGTTGTGTTATTTGACAATGTAGATTCTTTTGGATACGACAAATCTTTCATATATTTGTTGGCAATGGTCGGGATGTTATCTTCAGCTATTGAAGAAATGTTTTTCGGACTCAGAGATTTTGAGTGGTTAGTGCGTGACGGAAGTTTGGATAGGTATTTGTATCGCCCTCAAAATACTTTGTTTATGATAATGATAGAAAATATTCCACTTGTTGCATTCGTTGAACAACTCGTGCTTGGAATTGTTGGAATAATTGTGGTAGTAGTGAAATTTGATATCGCGATTTCTTTTTTAGCTGTATTAAGGATGATAATTCTTTTAATAATAGGGAACGTGTATTATCAAACGATTTATGCGACAATAACGATGCTGAGTTTAAGATTTGAAAAAATATCGACATTAAGGGATTTGATTTTCAATTTTAATTTTTCAAAAAATTATCCCACTACAATTTTTCCGAATTTTTTGAGAAAATTTCTGACTTATGTAGTTCCTGTTTCATTGATAGCATTTGTTCCAACACTAGCTTTAAGCGGAAAACCTACTAGACATTTTCCTCTAATATTAATTTTTTTAGCAGTGAGCTTGATGATTTTATACATTGTGTACAATCGTGGACTTAGAAGATATTCTTCAAATGGAGGTTAG
- a CDS encoding ABC transporter permease, translated as MKKYLASMKIEYLNSKEYFISFVSSIFYIPITIIVYYFLWKFIMKGQADIAGMNFDDVIAYFMTILVVKNSISNTMAETYYIFQDINSGNIDTLITKPIYYPLTRFCISIGRVVISMPLGIAFWIAVQLYFNKFSFASLGYFIISLFLGFCLMFQVLCILGLLTFWLKSVLSLRDIFWYILAIFSGEVVPLAFFSGKFEIIQHNPLAGIYYIPANIINSNNMSLLLLEQIVYMAIFSVIIYFMWKRGIKHYESQGG; from the coding sequence ATGAAAAAATACTTAGCGTCTATGAAAATAGAATACCTAAATTCAAAAGAATACTTTATTTCTTTTGTTTCCTCCATATTTTATATACCAATTACAATAATTGTTTATTATTTTTTGTGGAAATTCATAATGAAAGGACAAGCTGATATTGCTGGAATGAATTTTGACGATGTGATTGCGTATTTCATGACGATTTTGGTAGTAAAAAATTCAATATCAAATACAATGGCAGAAACTTATTACATATTCCAAGACATAAATTCGGGAAATATTGATACGCTGATAACTAAGCCAATTTATTATCCTCTTACTAGATTTTGCATATCTATAGGAAGAGTTGTAATATCAATGCCTTTGGGGATAGCTTTTTGGATAGCAGTTCAGTTGTATTTCAATAAGTTTTCATTTGCATCGCTTGGTTATTTTATAATATCCTTGTTTCTAGGATTTTGTTTGATGTTTCAAGTGTTATGCATTTTAGGATTACTAACATTTTGGTTAAAATCTGTACTTAGTCTTAGAGATATTTTCTGGTATATTCTGGCAATATTTTCAGGAGAAGTAGTTCCCTTAGCGTTTTTCTCTGGGAAATTTGAAATTATACAACACAATCCTCTTGCAGGAATTTATTATATCCCTGCAAACATAATAAACTCAAACAATATGAGTTTATTGTTGTTAGAACAGATAGTTTATATGGCGATTTTTTCCGTAATAATTTATTTTATGTGGAAAAGAGGAATAAAACATTATGAATCACAAGGTGGGTAA
- a CDS encoding ABC transporter ATP-binding protein, producing MIEINNLKKDYEIIKRKSLLNKEKTIVNAVKKISFEIEDGERVGLIGLNGAGKTTTIKMMTGILYPTDGFIKVNGFTPSDRKKEFLNEIGVSMGQRSCMFYDIDVIESFKYFKEVYEISDTEFEKRLQEFDKVLGLSQLLHTPVRKLSFGQRMKCELAVSLIHLPRTIFLDEPTIGLDVVVQENIFEFLNMINQKYNSTIILTTHEIENIDKFCPRIIVLNHGEVIYDGRCNKFLDRDKYRKLTVSSKYVEYLKDFNPDIDNEKATALLTIDQLNSVDISNFSKSEFTIEELSLEDVLKTKLRVE from the coding sequence ATGATAGAGATAAACAACCTGAAAAAAGATTATGAAATAATTAAGAGAAAAAGTTTATTAAACAAAGAAAAAACTATCGTTAATGCAGTGAAGAAAATTTCTTTTGAAATTGAAGATGGAGAAAGGGTCGGACTCATTGGGCTTAATGGAGCAGGGAAGACTACTACGATTAAAATGATGACGGGAATTTTGTATCCAACAGATGGTTTTATAAAAGTGAATGGATTCACTCCGTCTGATAGGAAAAAAGAATTTTTGAATGAAATTGGAGTATCAATGGGACAACGTTCGTGTATGTTTTACGATATTGATGTGATAGAATCATTCAAATATTTCAAAGAAGTTTATGAAATTTCGGATACAGAATTTGAGAAAAGATTACAAGAATTTGATAAAGTTCTGGGACTTTCGCAACTTTTACATACTCCTGTAAGAAAATTGTCTTTCGGTCAGAGGATGAAGTGTGAATTGGCAGTGAGTCTGATTCATTTGCCGCGAACGATATTTTTGGATGAGCCTACTATTGGTCTTGATGTTGTGGTTCAAGAAAATATATTTGAGTTTTTGAATATGATAAACCAAAAATATAATTCTACTATTATATTGACTACACATGAGATAGAAAATATAGATAAATTTTGCCCTAGAATTATAGTATTAAATCATGGAGAAGTGATTTACGATGGAAGGTGCAATAAATTTTTGGATAGGGATAAGTATAGAAAACTAACCGTATCTTCAAAATACGTTGAGTATTTGAAGGATTTTAATCCAGACATCGACAATGAGAAGGCTACAGCTTTATTGACAATCGATCAGTTAAATAGTGTAGATATTTCAAACTTTTCTAAGTCCGAATTTACTATCGAAGAATTGAGCTTGGAAGATGTTTTGAAAACTAAATTGAGGGTTGAATGA